The Verrucomicrobiota bacterium genome window below encodes:
- a CDS encoding ParB/RepB/Spo0J family partition protein, producing the protein MAKPALGRGLGALLGGAPLAPKAPAPLPLLSAPPAAPDEPADDTPERIQRVALPRIHPCPLQPRKDFPEAALRELADSIREQGIVQPLIVRPRGDGFELIAGERRWRAAQMLGLSEVPVIVREADDRAVLELALIENLQRENLNPLEEALGYAQLVDQFQLTQETVAAKVGKSRAVVANALRLLKLPPEIQNYVRDGRLSVGHAKVVLGLNRAEEQSLAADRIIRQGLNVRQTEDLVARLQNRNTAVSGKTGGKTPMPLQDAHMMDLETRLQQRFGTKVVVRYRQGKGAIEIRFFTDDDLERVLEIVGVKLD; encoded by the coding sequence ATGGCAAAACCGGCGTTAGGTCGAGGTCTCGGCGCGCTTTTGGGCGGAGCGCCTCTCGCCCCGAAAGCGCCGGCTCCGCTTCCCCTGCTCTCGGCCCCGCCAGCCGCACCCGACGAGCCTGCGGACGACACGCCGGAACGCATCCAACGCGTCGCCCTGCCCCGCATTCATCCTTGCCCGCTCCAGCCGCGCAAAGATTTTCCCGAAGCCGCCTTGCGCGAACTGGCAGACTCCATTCGCGAGCAAGGCATCGTGCAGCCGCTCATTGTGCGGCCGCGCGGCGACGGTTTCGAGTTGATCGCCGGGGAACGCCGCTGGCGCGCCGCCCAAATGCTCGGTTTGAGCGAAGTCCCGGTGATTGTTCGGGAGGCGGACGACCGGGCGGTGCTGGAGCTGGCGTTGATCGAGAATCTTCAGCGGGAAAATCTGAACCCGCTCGAAGAAGCGCTCGGTTACGCCCAACTCGTCGATCAGTTCCAACTCACGCAAGAAACCGTGGCGGCGAAAGTCGGGAAAAGCCGCGCGGTCGTGGCCAATGCGCTGCGGCTGCTCAAGCTGCCGCCCGAAATCCAGAACTACGTTCGCGATGGCCGCCTGTCCGTTGGCCACGCCAAAGTAGTGCTCGGCCTCAATCGCGCCGAGGAACAATCGCTCGCCGCCGACCGCATCATTCGCCAGGGGTTGAACGTGCGGCAGACCGAAGATTTGGTCGCGCGGCTTCAAAACCGCAACACTGCCGTCAGCGGCAAGACCGGTGGAAAAACCCCGATGCCTTTGCAGGATGCCCACATGATGGATCTGGAGACGCGGCTCCAGCAGCGTTTCGGCACCAAGGTCGTGGTGCGCTATCGACAAGGCAAGGGCGCCATCGAGATTCGCTTTTTCACCGACGACGACCTGGAACGCGTCCTGGAAATCGTCGGCGTGAAATTGGATTGA